ATGTGGGAGTATAGAAGAATAagctttttttattaattaaatttaaatgtctAAATTCAACATGTAGTCATTGGGTTATGCAATTGTAACAAACGCACAAGGAAatgtgataacaacacttcAACCACACTAGCAACAATACAATCcctttttaaaatagatttgctataataaataaacttttCTATTACTCACCTTTTATTACATTTTAGggaattttattaattatgtgtTTTGAGTTATAAATTTATCATTCAATTCTCATAACCGATTTGATTGAACGGTTAACGTATTTGATAAATGTGTAAAACAAACAACTTTAAATTGCGAGTaggaaaatgattttttttccttctggttGAGTTGCATTAACTGGATTAGAAAAACAAGTCGGTGGTAATGAAGGTACGTATGGACCACGTTTATACCTGAAattaataataaacatttaatattcttcttcttgatattaattttttttaatacagatTAGTTAATTGAGACTAGCATAGAATTGACTGTTGACCCTCAAGAACCTATGAGCTGGTTAATGAgaattaaatcattaattaataaCGTAGAACCTTGTATTTTTTACTTTGAATATCTATTAGCTGGTAAAGTTAgagaagaatatatttttttgtcacgagAGAAGAACTCTTTAAATCATTGAAATCGTTGAAAGATTTAGAGAAGAGCTCTTTAAATCGTTGaaatttatctataaatatcttttgaaaaaaactattaaaatatttttaatgaaaataatacCATAATAGCAGCCTTTaggagaaaaaataaataaattagatatttcTAATagaaacaagaaataaaaaattgaaatgcgaaggtaaaaagcaaaaaaaaaatcttgaattGAAATATGTtctaaaaatcaaaagatttattattaaaaatagagCAGCCTTTAGGAGGAAAAAACGTAATCTTTCTTGTTTGGATAttcaagaagaaacaaagaaacataaaaaaatcgAAATGTGAACGCAAAATCGAGGCTTTTAATCTTTAGAACTCAGCTTTCTCCTTCTTATGGGATCAACAAAAAGTCTGCCCTCTCTCTCTGTCGTACTACTTCCGAAACATCTTCTCGTATgttctgttcttcttcttccttaaaGCTTAAACCTTTATTACATCTTCAGTTAAAACCCTTTGAAGACTCTGTTCTGTTTTGTCATAAAGGTCTgatctttatttgtttttttttggtggttTCGTGGGACAGGAGCAAATGGGTTCTTCTCCGGTTTCAATCTGCGATGCGCGACGGCTTGTAATCGGGAAGTCAAACGGAGATCTGTCGTCGAGAGAGACAACGGAGGAAGAAGACTACGCTGTGTTGTTCTCCGGTGAGGAGGAAGGAGAGTGGTGTGGAGAGAATCGTTTTTGTTTCTACTTTGTTAAGCAGTTTGCTTACGATGACCCTGAGATTAAGGCTAAGATCGATGAAGCTGATAATGAGATTTATAATTGTAACAGTGAGAGGATTCACATTGCTAACAGTTTGAAAgccaaaagggtaaaagcttcctccttttttgttgattttttatgGTCACAAGTTGTGTTAAAATTGTGTGATCTTTGGTTTAAGGCTGAGAGATTGTCTTTGGTTGCTTCGTTGGAGAGTTTGACAATGGATCAAGAAGTTAACAGCTTGAGGGAGAGGTTAAGTGAGGTTAACATGGAGATGGAGTTGTTGGATGCTCAATTGGGTCGTGTGATTGATCAAAGAGACAGAGCCTTTCAAAGGATTAAGTTCTTGAGGATCCAACGAGACAAAggggtttgtgttttttttttcaatgtcatttttttttattaactggtgtttaaagtttttttttttttttgtagaatgCTGCGTTTTTCCAGAGCCGTGTTGTCATGAAGAAGGCTATAGAGTTAGCTGCTTCTGGAAACTTTAGAGATCTTGAAGAGCTTGCTAACTCCGAGGTTTGTTTCTGTCAGTCTATTGGGTCAGTGTTCTAAAAAAAATCGGTTTAGGCGGAGCCTGGCCATCTTTTCTGAACATTGATTAGGCGTCCGTCTAATCAATAATCCCATATAAAGCGCCTAGTTAGCTTCtagccatttttttttttgaactttggGGTGTTTATGTCTCTGAGGTTTGAGTTTTTGTGTTCTTACTTGGTCTTGTCTTTTGAATAGGTTGATAAATTTATGTCTCGTTGGAACAATGACAAAGCTTTTAGGGAGGATTACAAGAAAAGAATCTTGCCTTCACTTGATGAGCGGATTAGGAGCTCAGAAAGTGATGTAGATACTGAGGATAGAGATGAAACAGTGGGGAACATGGAAATAGAATTCAAGAGGTTTAGtaatgaggaggaggaggaggaggaggaggaggagagtgatgagaaggaggaagaagagactTTGAAGGAGAAGAAACGAGAAGAGCAGCTAGAGAAAGCTAAACTAGCGATGGAAAGGAAAAGGAAGCTACATGAGAAAGCTGCTGCTAGAGCTGCCGCAAGAGATAAGAAGGAAGCTGAGAAGAAACTCAAGGAGCTTGAGAAgagagctaagaagaagaagaaggatctAGAGAGAACGCCAGAGACAGTCACTGAGGGATCAGAGCAGGAGAAGAATAGTAAGGAGAAACCACTAAATGGGAGATCAGCGAGTTGTAAACAGAGAAGTCTTAGGTACAGACATCACAAGAAAGGAAACGACACTGTTCCTAAAGCCATCTTAAAGCGTAGAAGAGCTCACAGGTTATGGGTTTGGAGTGTTTTCTCTGCTGCACTTGCGCTCGCTCTAGCTCTCTTCATTGTCTTCTATTACCTTCGATAAGTTAGATTAGAAGCTGATGGGATTGGCAACAACGTCTGTCTTGTTTAGTGTCATAAAATTTCAGAGTAGCCAAGAAATTTGCATTCATAGAGAGTTATGAGGCCTCTCCATGGATTCAAATGTCTTGACCATCTTGAAATTCATGATTCTAAACACAGACAGTTCGTAGTTTATATGTTTAGATCTGTTTGTTGACTTTTAGGAGACCAAGAATGCACTCTCTTAGTGGTGAGTAGCTTCATATTTGTATATACATGGAATCTTTTACATAAACAGAACTTGTGGATTGACACCAATTATTACATTAGCAAAGATCTCTTATGCTAACAATGTTATCCAAAAATGTGAAACAGTAATAACTGATTTGTTGtgttatacattttataatctGTGTTGAGGAATCAGTTTCACTAATGGAAAAATTTGCTGATGTTACAGTAGTTGCTCAGGGAGGTTACCCTGAGGTCATTTTTCATCTTTGTAGAAAATCTTTTCATAGAAAGCTGATAAGTTTTGCTGTAGAGTCGTCTTTTGTCTTAAGGCTGAGTGGTACAGGATCTCGGTTGGACATTCTGACGTCTAAACTAATGATCTTTGTCCGAGTCTGAATTCacttatatataaattgttcCATTATCTTGCTCTGAAGTAATCTGATCTTTCATAGATTGGGAGTGTTTCTGTAAGAAGCCTTTGCTAGTTCTTGAATACGGACCTCCTAGCTATGATGAGGATCACTTTCAACCTCAACAATTTTCGTAGTGTTTTTCCTACCTGAACTTTGTTACCATGCATATTTcatttcagaaaaataaattataaactacATGAACTAGAACATAAACGATGCCCAAAAGTCTGAGAGTATATGACCTAGGTTCACATAGGGCTATTTTACTCCatcaaataaatgaataatCTAAGTATTACTTATTTTGAGTAtcacaatatattttaagattctAAGTAGTTTTTTTCTTAGGTTTTCTCGTATATTTGAGGTTTCAGGTATATTTTGGCattcaatataattaaattttctagttaaatgaatatattttgttttaggtaTTTGTAGATTTCTTGGAGTTTCaagtatatattttgagtttttgtgtattttatagtttttctGGGTTTTGgttatattttcagtttttttttggattttaagaattttaggtttttcggattttagaatatttttttaaaaaaattgagtaCATTTTTTTCGagtaaaatttagaaaaaaattacatgtGACATTTAACTTACCAGAAATCAGACATATGACATTTTACTCGGTAGTTATGAAATTTTCCCTAGAAAGTATATATGTGGCATTTGACTCAACATGGTTTATCAACACAATTTAATacttcatgtttttttttttgaaataaatgttAGTCTAGAATAAAATAGATACGGTAAAAAAAGCCGGATAGAGTGTTTATTCGGAACGTCTCAGGACCGTCTACCACTTGATCTTAGCAGATGGACGGTAAAAAAAGTTTAGGTAGGAAAATTTACAGCATAAATTGTTGAAGTTGGTTCGGTAAGATGAATACTAATTCGCTGGGAACATTTAGCTTCCTCTTTGCCATGAACTTAATTTCTGCATTGGCTTGACTGATTTTTCTGATAATAGTTTACAAAGGATTAAGTAtaacattttctttcttttttatttaataattatatttgtgttacATATGTATACTCACCCACAAAATCATTACGTGCATATGCATGAAGATTTTGTATACTTGAAATCCTTACAATATGCTATAACGGTCTCttccacaaaacaaaacaaaacaatataaaagctcaaaaatacaatataaattataacactcaatttcaattattttaaaaaaaattaagcataCCCACAATATCCATACTCACACTTAACCCCGGACTTACACTTTCTAGTGCACTTCCCACAATGGTTAGGGTTAAAGTTAACGTACGTGCAAACACCACCGCAACAACGCTGCCCAAAACCGCATTTGTGGCCGCATCGACCGCAGTTATTCATGTCTCCAAGAATATTTCGACAATGCCTCTTGCAGCAATGCAATAGGCTAGTGCCATTGTTAGCTTTTACTCCATTGCAAATGTTGTAACTCTCCACGTGACATTTCATTCCCTTCTTGATCTTCTTGTATTGAGAAACTAGCAATCTAGTTTTGGATGAAACTGTCGCGTTTGAGAGTATCGTGGGAGTTTCATCAAGAATGTAAAACTCGGGGTCTTCTTCGTCGGTAACTTCATCAGCTAAAACTGAATGGGGATTCGATGTTGTTGTTATTAGGATGTATAGGATTAAGGAGAGAAGTGAGGTGGTTTTAATGAAAGTATTAGGAATCTTAATGACCATTTTTGTGTGTTCGAGTAAAAGTTTAGCCAAAGAGAGATTGGCTTTGGAGCAGAGAAGAAGCAATGAAAGGAAGAGTGGGACTTAAGAGAAGATCTGTGCTCTTGCAAATGAAGGGGTATTTTAAGGCAGCAACAAACATTATTGTAAAttctgtttttaataaaaaacagaatttaaaaaatttataggtTATTGCTTAAAATGAATTGATTATTCCTCAAATCTAGGCTGCCACAAGTGATCGTTGTCTAGATGAAGTCATACACGTTTGGATCTCATTGGTGGAAATGGTTTTTTGAAGACGGTAAAATTAGTTTCTGAAGACTTTTGGAAGAGACATAATatcaaaaagttaaaatatcaattaaaacgtgtaaaaattatttttaatttacatgtCAAATCTTCAATTTTTGGGATTATTAAGaggttttgaaacaaaattctTGATTATTCAAATCTAAAACTAAATTGtgtaatattagttttgtttctatatatatttttcattattgtatatatactcAGTTAAACTAATCTTTAGTTTaactttgtttctctttttctttttgacatcATATTCTTCaactttgattttgttttaacaatTATGTTAATGGTTTTACTACCTACTTTTTACCTTCTGCCACTATTCATTTCTTTTCATCACTATGTTGATTAATTTTTCAGAAATTTATCTGTCAAAAGACAAATTCAAATCCTATTCCTTATTTGCGTTGTTACTTCCAATACAAACGATTTATGTATAACTCTCATGTCCTCGCCATGTATATTCTTAAACAAAAggcaaattttgttttattgtgcATTATAATACCTTACAATATACGTTAATATATGTAAATTCGATCTTGttagaaaaaaatgtaaattcgATCTCGCTATTAACTAGATACGTGACTCCCTATAAGGAAACGATTAAATAAAGGAAGTCAATcgaattaagatttaaaaattcatgaatGGACAAATGGGAGAACAACACACATGCATGACTGATAAATAAACAGCACAAGTGCAATTCAACTGCATGTGCGTGAGTTGTCTCTTAAACCTATGTTTTAATTCAAACGTAGCACGTGTGTGTTATGACGGGGGAACAACTAAGATCCTTCTTATTTGGCACTAATGACGGTAAGAGTCACATACGAGTTACGCTTACTGCGCAACCAAACCTGGCGATTGCAATGTGATATTTTCTCTACGTGTCACCCTCAACATCCGTGATAGTCGTATCGCCACCGTCTAAGTTGATTACTTTACTCGGTCCATAAGCTCCATGAGCCATTGACCACTACGCTTTtctcaaatatatatgtaaagaaATAATGATCATGATTGTTCACGAATTATATATATGGGCATTGATTGATTTGATTCCTCAACTATGTGCCGTGAACATGACATGCTAAAAGCTATAAGTTTATAAAGCCTATACGTGTGGACAAAAATATAGAATACTTATTATAAGAAGAACATTAACACAGCTTATGTGAATCGAAGCTAGAGATGAACAAGCAATAGATGATAGAAAAATACAAGATGCAAAATCTTATAATCTAACACAAAGTTGAAAAAGACAGAAAAATCAAACATCTTTTTTTATGTACATAAGAAATTTTAATTGTCTATTTAAACAAGTAAtattttgtcttcttctcttctttttgtctTCAAGAGATTACAGATCAATCAATCTACAATAGCCGTGATGTACAACTTGAACTCAAAGTCACAACATGACTCTTGAGTTTAGCGATCATATATTCCGTTTGTAGAACACATACTCTTATAATTTTGTGTAATAGTGAGTTTCCTTAGCAGCAAACAAAAAGAACTGTTTAgcaaaaaacaaagaaacaaagaacTGGATGATTTTGTACATAAACCAAAGTCCAGAACTTCTAAATCTACCATCTATTAAAGCAAACTACGGTTCCTATTAACGGAAAAATAATATTGGACATAAATTTTAGTCAGACctaaagaaaagagaatatcATAGCCCCTGTTCCACATGCCCACATTTGGACTTCTAGTTTCATGAATTCGACATCAATCATAGAAATTCAAGATGGCTAGCTCTACTGCACATTCTAACTGTGAGATGTCAATCAAAGTGAGATGTCAAACAAAGTCTCACATTGGATATTAGATAAAgtaaagtctaatatataaagcgatgtccaactctaattagtacgagactttttgggatggaaaccaaaagtaaattcatgcgggcttgccattaaggcccaaagtggacaatatcgtactaatcagataaatagagttggacatgggctcacgcaatcccaacaattggtatcagagcggtttgaCGAAGAGATGCAAAAGACCAAAATACCTTTTAAGTAAGAACGGGTAGAAGATGAATAAGAAGATCTGTTTGCAGAAACGTTAGAAGATCATGGAACCTGTGATGTTGTGGGAGAAGCATTCTCAAAGGAAAGCCCTGTGATTAGGAAACACACAAGAGATAAGTTGTGGTTCTTAGTTTGAGGTGGAGAATGTGAGATgtcaaacaaagtcccacattggatattagacaaagtaaagtctaatatataaagagatgtccaactctaattagtacgaggtcttttgggatggaaaccaaaagtaaatccatgcgggcttgccaTTAAAGCTCAAAGtagacaatatcgtactaatcagataaatagagttggacatgggctcacgcaatcccaacaattggtatcagagcggtttg
The Raphanus sativus cultivar WK10039 chromosome 1, ASM80110v3, whole genome shotgun sequence DNA segment above includes these coding regions:
- the LOC108838752 gene encoding proton pump-interactor 4, which gives rise to MGSTKSLPSLSVVLLPKHLLEQMGSSPVSICDARRLVIGKSNGDLSSRETTEEEDYAVLFSGEEEGEWCGENRFCFYFVKQFAYDDPEIKAKIDEADNEIYNCNSERIHIANSLKAKRAERLSLVASLESLTMDQEVNSLRERLSEVNMEMELLDAQLGRVIDQRDRAFQRIKFLRIQRDKGNAAFFQSRVVMKKAIELAASGNFRDLEELANSEVDKFMSRWNNDKAFREDYKKRILPSLDERIRSSESDVDTEDRDETVGNMEIEFKRFSNEEEEEEEEEESDEKEEEETLKEKKREEQLEKAKLAMERKRKLHEKAAARAAARDKKEAEKKLKELEKRAKKKKKDLERTPETVTEGSEQEKNSKEKPLNGRSASCKQRSLRYRHHKKGNDTVPKAILKRRRAHRLWVWSVFSAALALALALFIVFYYLR
- the LOC108859995 gene encoding protein GRIM REAPER, producing the protein MVIKIPNTFIKTTSLLSLILYILITTTSNPHSVLADEVTDEEDPEFYILDETPTILSNATVSSKTRLLVSQYKKIKKGMKCHVESYNICNGVKANNGTSLLHCCKRHCRNILGDMNNCGRCGHKCGFGQRCCGGVCTYVNFNPNHCGKCTRKCKSGVKCEYGYCGYA